One window of the Corticium candelabrum chromosome 7, ooCorCand1.1, whole genome shotgun sequence genome contains the following:
- the LOC134182176 gene encoding putative mediator of RNA polymerase II transcription subunit 26: protein MAKSDATMGIPWSSNYSEINRPPFTVVIPNGELAQIQQWVRKYPNIETGGDLFGLWSQDNTAVVQLVLGPGKNSRRTSVSYYQDTQYLAKAGSVLTQQYGLCHIGEWHSHHTLGLAHPSGGDQNTVWSNMPNNGFKRFIICIANLDSEIRSRKSKVGGALPVGLGCFLFEAKNTRTWERYDMMQGSFDVTDGQGPYRQLGDLSLMIKEGAESINKYHQVGFKDVQHGSRRHEGGSILLYNKDEDFGDEVLEGLPHKGHQQHKLVSPSKKPVTQKQQHKQSTQTGMTITVESAKNSNIKNMWATMNDYRKKVFEHLKDELKGQLVQEIDAITVSFMVEVPHFSQLACRLVCELQQNHVLRLYLSGSTPEFREIRLFDQSHDADPVQLVKDEVKKCVTVAVDAIIAAKLTATKATPVIQQQQQQQQQQQQEQVPQQEQQKGQHEQVQQQQQQQQQQQQVPQQEQQKGQHKQVQQQQQQQQQQQQHEQQGQLEQVQQQQEQQEKVAQQEQQKGQQEQAQQQEQEQVQQQQHEQQGQLEQGQQQQQQQQQRRQVQQQEQQQQKGQQEQAQQQQEPQGQLEQEQEQQQRQERQVQQQNQEQEPTPQSTKDDHSPCLS, encoded by the coding sequence ATGGCCAAGTCGGATGCCACAATGGGTATACCATGGTCATCTAACTATAGCGAGATCAACCGACCTCCATTCACAGTAGTTATACCCAATGGAGAACTGGCTCAGATCCAACAGTGGGTACGCAAATACCCTAACATAGAAACGGGAGGAGATCTATTCGGACTTTGGTCACAAGACAACACCGCCGTCGTGCAACTTGTGCTTGGTCCAGGAAAAAACAGTCGTCGCACATCGGTATCCTACTATCAAGATACACAATACCTCGCCAAGGCTGGCTCTGTTTTGACCCAGCAGTATGGTCTTTGTCATATTGGTGAGTGGCACTCTCATCACACGCTGGGCTTGGCTCATCCAAGTGGTGGGGACCAAAACACGGTTTGGAGCAACATGCCCAACAACGGTTTTAAGCGTTTTATTATTTGCATTGCAAACTTGGACAGCGAAATAAGAAGCAGGAAGTCGAAGGTAGGGGGAGCTCTCCCAGTAGGTTTGGGATGCTTTCTATTTGAAGCGAAAAATACCCGGACGTGGGAACGCTATGACATGATGCAAGGATCTTTTGACGTCACTGATGGACAGGGCCCCTATAGACAGCTAGGAGATCTGTCACTGATGATCAAGGAAGGAGCTGAGTCGATCAACAAGTATCACCAAGTAGGTTTCAAAGATGTGCAACATGGCTCGAGAAGGCACGAAGGCGGTAGTATACTGCTCTACAATAAAGATGAAGACTTTGGTGACGAAGTATTGGAGGGGTTGCCACATAAGGGCCATCAGCAACATAAATTGGTGTCACCTTCAAAGAAGCCTGTGACGcagaaacagcaacacaagCAATCTACTCAAACAGGTATGACCATCACTGTTGAGTCAGCCAAAAATTCAAACATAAAGAACATGTGGGCAACCATGAATGACTACCGCAAGAAAGTCTTTGAACATCTTAAGGATGAATTGAAGGGTCAACTAGTGCAAGAGATTGATGCAATAACTGTCTCTTTTATGGTAGAAGTGCCACATTTCAGTCAGCTGGCTTGCCGGTTGGTGTGTGAACTACAACAGAATCATGTGTTAAGATTATACCTTTCAGGATCCACACCAGAATTCAGAGAAATCAGACTTTTCGATCAATCACATGATGCTGATCCAGTTCAGTTAGTAAAAGATGAAGTGAAAAAATGTGTTACTGTGGCAGTAGATGCAATCATAGCTGCTAAGTTAACTGCTACCAAAGCTACACCTgtcatacaacaacaacaacaacaacaacaacaacaacaacaagaacaagtaccacaacaagaacaacagaAAGGACAACACGAACaagtacaacaacaacaacaacaacaacaacaacaacaacaagtaccacaacaagaacaacaaaaaggacaacacaaacaagtacaacaacaacaacaacaacaacaacaacaacaacaacatgaacAACAAGGACAACTAGAACAagtacaacaacagcaagaacaacaagaaaaagtggcacaacaagaacaacagaaaggacaacaagaacaagcacaacaacaagaacaagaacaagtacaacaacaacaacatgaacAACAAGGACAACTAGAACAaggacaacaacaacaacaacaacaacaacaacgacgacaagtgcaacaacaagaacaacaacaacaaaaaggacaacaagaacaagcacaacaacaacaagaaccaCAAGGACAActagaacaagaacaagaacaacaacaacgacaagaaagacaagtacaacaacaaaatcaagaACAAGAACCAACTCCCCAGTCTACAAAGGATGATCATAGCCCATGTTTAAGCTAA
- the LOC134182348 gene encoding uncharacterized protein LOC134182348 produces MSGLFFNKDSATSAGRQPFKVIIHKGELAQVEQWVRQHKQIETGGDLFGFWSTDNTAVVQLVLGPGEGSRRSVVSFYQDTQHLANCGKVFTNEYGLCHIGEWHSHHSLGLAHPSRGDQETVWSNMPKYGFKRFIIFIANIDRERSSISSTTPCVPVGLGCFLFEVKDTETWQHYPLMQGSFEIVHCLSPYRQLPQLSQIMADGAETINEINLDITIERKRSRTKGTNEGIVLMYRIPENRVYETHPLPERSPYLRGELNRPHYGHVPPLEEKGLQSATVTIDSLEPGQIINMWKRQLTPDQQAFFQHLGEELNGQLAREINAVTIQFVVKVPNLCDVACRLVCPEEQIDVLRLYIAGSMKDSYDFKIGKVFLEPNSWVQLVLQTVKEQVYRAVTQLLSRPGEASAHNVPVDMDYVSQQNLDQGQQT; encoded by the coding sequence ATGAGCGGCCTATTCTTTAACAAAGACAGTGCAACCAGTGCAGGAAGACAGCCATTCAAGGTAATCATCCACAAAGGAGAACTCGCACAAGTTGAACAATGGGTTCGCCAGCATAAGCAAATTGAAACCGGAGGAGATCTATTCGGGTTCTGGTCAACAGACAACACCGCTGTAGTGCAACTTGTCCTGGGTCCAGGCGAAGGCAGTCGTCGCTCTGTGGTGTCATTTTACCAAGACACTCAGCATTTAGCCAATTGTGGGAAAGTTTTCACCAATGAGTACGGTTTGTGTCACATTGGTGAATGGCATTCTCACCACAGCCTAGGTTTGGCCCATCCAAGTAGGGGCGACCAAGAGACAGTGTGGAGTAACATGCCCAAGTACGGTTTCAAACGCTTTATCATTTTCATTGCAAACATAGATAGAGAAAGGTCAAGCATATCAAGTACAACTCCATGTGTCCCAGTTGGTCTTGGCTGCTTTCTTTTTGAAGTGAAAGATACGGAGACTTGGCAACATTACCCTTTGATGCAAGGATCCTTTGAGATCGTGCATTGTCTGTCCCCTTACAGACAGTTACCTCAACTGTCTCAAATAATGGCTGATGGAGCTGAAACAATCAACGAAATTAATCTGGATATTACCATAGAAAGAAAGCGATCCAGAACAAAAGGGACAAATGAGGGTATCGTATTGATGTACAGAATACCGGAAAATCGAGTCTATGAAACACATCCCCTACCTGAGCGGTCACCATATCTTCGAGGAGAGCTTAACCGTCCCCACTATGGTCACGTTCCACCTCTTGAAGAAAAAGGGCTCCAATCAGCGACCGTTACTATTGATTCATTAGAGCCAGGGCAAATCATAAACATGTGGAAAAGACAACTAACCCCGGACCAACAGGCTTTCTTTCAACATCTAGGCGAGGAACTAAACGGTCAACTAGCACGTGAAATTAATGCAGTCACTATCCAGTTTGTTGTGAAAGTGCCCAATTTATGTGATGTCGCCTGCAGATTGGTGTGCCCAGAAGAGCAAATTGACGTGCTGCGGTTGTACATAGCAGGATCCATGAAGGACTCTTATGATTTTAAAATTGGAAAAGTTTTCCTTGAACCTAATTCGTGGGTACAGCTTGTCTTACAGACTGTGAAAGAACAAGTCTACAGAGCCGTGACTCAACTACTAAGCAGACCTGGTGAAGCGTCTGCCCATAACGTCCCCGTGGACATGGATTACGTTAGTCAACAAAATCTTGATCAAGGACAGCAGACGTAA
- the LOC134182216 gene encoding adenylyltransferase and sulfurtransferase MOCS3-like has translation MSDNCRPILYFPQPNFISLIRQSAESGELNVKGLDKDTVLHLTASHGENHSSVRALYLTVKSQLSPEQRQEAAKELVESLPNATARIVVFVAETEDLDSCLSAFLFPPNTNTPTETIIMSPPTSKLFHSRSILETDILKESSVGIIGLGSGGSQVAVEFAKAGVGKLVLVDYDRLELNNISRHACGLSDIGRLKTNALKDLLLNKNPQATIQTFELDINETTHNDYPAMKDSLRLCDLIIAATDTVQSRYNINTLSLELRITTIYGKCSTRAAGGEVLRVRPGSSACLACVYGTMQVTPDEAVSFERLRKVTPAYVPDSDVEAKIQVGLSSDITPISNMIVKLSLVELCRGKPSGISSLESELTSEFYRWANRREQEFKSYPEGGFDRFDKPAILRWYPVSFQPDPNCMTCSIGNILAVQGSSDDTTAETSDKVFFGTN, from the coding sequence ATGTCTGATAATTGCAGGCCAATACTCTACTTTCCACAGCCAAATTTTATTTCATTGATACGCCAGTCAGCTGAATCAGGAGAATTGAATGTCAAGGGCCTCgacaaggacaccgtcttgcACTTGACAGCGTCTCATGGCGAAAACCATAGCTCTGTAAGAGCCCTCTATTTGACGGTGAAAAGTCAACTCTCACCAGAGCAACGACAGGAAGCTGCCAAAGAATTGGTAGAGTCTCTACCAAACGCTACCGCACgaattgttgtatttgttgccGAGACGGAAGACCTCGATTCTTGTCTTTCCGCTTTCCTTTTTCCGCCCAACACAAACACGCCCACAGAAACTATCATCATGTCACCGCCAACTTCCAAGCTCTTCCATTCTCGCAGTATCCTTGAAACCGACATCCTCAAAGAATCGTCGGTGGGCATCATTGGGTTGGGCAGTGGTGGTTCCCAAGTAGCTGTCGAGTTTGCCAAGGCTGGAGTTGGAAAATTGGTTCTAGTTGATTATGATCGTCTAGAATTGAACAACATATCTAGACATGCGTGTGGTTTGAGCGATATTGGGCGTCTGAAGACCAATGCCTTAAAGGATTTGTTGCTCAACAAGAACCCACAGGCTACTATCCAGACTTTTGAACTTGACATCAACGAGACGACTCACAACGACTACCCAGCAATGAAGGACAGTCTGCGATTATGTGACCTCATCATTGCTGCTACCGATACGGTGCAAAGTCGTTACAATATCAACACGCTGTCTCTTGAGCTGAGAATAACCACCATATATGGTAAATGTAGCACAAGAGCTGCTGGAGGTGAGGTACTCAGGGTCCGGCCAGGTTCATCTGCATGTCTTGCATGCGTCTACGGTACCATGCAGGTGACGCCCGATGAAGCAGTCTCGTTTGAACGTCTGAGGAAGGTCACTCCTGCATATGTTCCAGACAGTGATGTTGAGGCCAAAATTCAAGTAGGCCTATCATCTGATATCACACCCATTTCAAACATGATTGTAAAGCTGTCTCTAGTAGAGCTTTGCCGTGGTAAACCAAGTGGAATCTCCAGCCTTGAAAGTGAACTGACTTCTGAGTTCTATCGATGGGCCAATCGAAGAGAGCAGGAATTCAAGTCCTACCCAGAAGGAGGCTTTGATAGGTTTGACAAGCCTGCTATCCTGCGCTGGTACCCAGTCAGCTTTCAACCTGATCCAAACTGCATGACTTGCAGCATAGGCAACATCCTTGCTGTACAAGGGTCATCAGATGACACTACAGCAGAGACTTCTGACAAGGTCTTTTTTGGAACAAACTAG
- the LOC134182631 gene encoding uncharacterized protein LOC134182631, with amino-acid sequence MSFKATVSLYASEHEVILHNAATAGETSWTRLGRSKGLLKGSLHGLWTHSGNVLVQLAIPASDPNRVSWRRFCSKQELCEVGQWGTDEPDTVTRPSRLESTVGYIYIRCLSDDTTKVRLK; translated from the exons ATGTCCTTCAAAGCGACCGTCAGCTTATATGCGTCAGAACACGAAGTAATTCTACATAATGCTGCAACAGCTGGAGAGACGTCCTGGACTAGACTAGGTAGGTCAAAAGGTCTACTGAAAGGCAGTCTCCACGGACTGTGGACTCATAGCGGCAACGTTCTGGTGCAGTTAGCGATTCCTGCTAGTGATCCTAATAGGGTGTCGTGGAGGCGCTTCTGCAGCAAGCAGGAATTATGCGAAGTTGGACAATGGGGAACAGATGAACCGGACACAGTGACTCGTCCTTCACGTCTGGAATCTACTGTAGGGTATATTTACATCAGATGCTTGTCTGATG ATACCACCAAAGTCCGGCTCAAGTGA
- the LOC134182467 gene encoding uncharacterized protein LOC134182467, which produces MSQSCADARIYVSEYQFIRENTTRSSKKPEDLGDLYGFWTHGGNVLVQLAIAPSGPVVNKLEKICKDHRLQIVGKWGTKEPKLVPRRSGLDPSLGFVYIHRSPHNDKLVCYSIPAFTERPSAEITELTPLLTASPFRALEDAKKTEKLKESGLQYLKKNPQPDLKGHWSSKERYPEFLKNLRACFKDAGMEVKQFQQPGSDYIAFQVQSGEAKFAVGFPPDFNKKSKVDFYRDQQAPFEAIIPLDAKKAFHILLTCVSDPEKVSQK; this is translated from the coding sequence ATGTCTCAATCTTGCGCCGACGCTAGAATCTACGTATCTGAATATCAGTTTATTCGTGAAAACACAACACGTTCAAGCAAGAAACCAGAAGATCTGGGCGATCTCTACGGTTTCTGGACACATGGCGGCAACGTCTTGGTTCAGTTAGCGATTGCGCCAAGTGGACCTGTTGTCAACAAGTTGGAAAAGATTTGCAAAGACCACCGTTTGCAGATAGTTGGTAAATGGGGAACGAAAGAACCGAAACTGGTCCCTCGACGGAGTGGGTTGGACCCATCTCTTGGTTTTGTTTACATTCACCGTTCTCCTCATAATGACAAACTTGTTTGCTACTCTATTCCAGCTTTTACAGAGAGACCCTCTGCTGAAATCACAGAGTTGACGCCCCTACTCACCGCAAGTCCTTTTCGAGCTCTAGAAGATGCCAAGAAAACAGAGAAGCTTAAAGAATCTGGCTTGCAATATCTAAAGAAGAATCCGCAACCTGACTTGAAGGGGCATTGGAGCAGCAAGGAACGCTACCCTGAATTCCTCAAAAATCTCCGAGCCTGTTTCAAGGACGCAGGAATGGAAGTGAAGCAGTTTCAGCAGCCTGGATCAGACTACATTGCATTCCAAGTTCAATCTGGGGAAGCGAAGTTTGCTGTCGGTTTTCCGCCTGATTTTAACAAGAAGAGTAAAGTGGACTTCTACCGTGACCAACAAGCTCCATTTGAAGCAATCATACCATTAGATGCAAAGAAAGCCTTCCATATACTTCTTACTTGTGTGTCCGATCCTGAGAAAGTTTCTCAGAAATGA
- the LOC134182630 gene encoding uncharacterized protein LOC134182630, protein MDRDGAAGQDDEWDQLLRPHLADVLSRPVSAVISVGGLPAVRIATPAMPTPQILHDKPHTKESEPGASIPKQRDDNRSQELSEVSKPEPVAEDDGTLVAAFPQIDFLASIQAAPKSGQLDVRIQDDGTVYQFYFAKQGSNMDDCVHAVYVRFPCMPPLEQLEQLAMSITEGSVTPLMAVFVSEQNDAVETEIPPCTVLIKPTMQSCFKRAVISGDLGASPECPMAQHLSSEVVCIVGLGSRGSQIAVQLAKEGVRRFILVDKKRLTRGEVSMHACSEDDVGRLKTLAVKQAITAAVNDAIKPAHINDGREAEVSTYSIDIAKYSTSPELLNDMKECKLVICTTSGAHTYQNVNSLCLELHKTAIFGLSSSTAARCEVTRLRNSPDSPCFACTYTHDSLQMFHLATEKFRGLQCDIMPLVNMVSKIALVELCKGKDSNIESLGKDLECDRYRWKNRQECDQKPDTVDVKWDDHQILAWQPVAAVRDLECKVCQATRGILPSGETNWDETKYPTSFFREDQD, encoded by the coding sequence ATGGACAGAGACGGAGCGGCTGGACAGGACGACGAGTGGGATCAATTACTGCGTCCTCACTTGGCTGATGTGCTTTCTAGACCAGTATCAGCGGTCATCAGTGTAGGAGGTCTACCAGCAGTGAGGATAGCCACGCCAGCAATGCCAACTCCCCAAATTCTGCATGATAAGCCCCACACCAAAGAGAGTGAGCCTGGAGCAAGCATTCCAAAGCAGCGGGACGACAACAGATCACAAGAACTTAGTGAAGTGTCTAAACCAGAGCCAGTAGCTGAGGATGATGGAACTCTAGTTGCAGCTTTCCCACAAATTGATTTTTTAGCTTCTATACAAGCTGCACCAAAATCTGGGCAGCTTGACGTTAGAATACAAGACGATGGAACCGTGTATCAATTCTACTTTGCAAAACAAGGATCCAATATGGACGACTGTGTACACGCAGTGTATGTTCGTTTCCCATGCATGCCTCCGCTTGAACAGCTAGAACAGCTTGCTATGAGTATCACAGAAGGTAGCGTTACTCCACTGATGGCAGTTTTTGTCAGTGAGCAGAACGATGCAGTCGAAACAGAAATCCCTCCATGCACTGTACTCATCAAACCAACCATGCAGTCATGTTTCAAGCGAGCAGTCATCTCTGGAGATTTAGGTGCATCACCGGAATGTCCAATGGCCCAGCATCTGAGTTCAGAAGTGGTTTGTATTGTTGGTTTGGGAAGCCGTGGATCCCAGATTGCTGTACAACTGGCCAAGGAAGGTGTTAGGCGCTTTATCTTAGTAGACAAGAAGAGACTGACACGAGGTGAAGTGTCCATGCACGCATGCAGTGAAGACGATGTCGGTCGTCTTAAAACTCTAGCGGTAAAACAGGCAATTACAGCAGCAGTCAATGATGCAATAAAACCTGCACATATAAATGATGGCAGAGAAGCTGAAGTTTCTACTTACTCTATTGACATTGCAAAGTACAGCACCAGTCCAGAACTTTTGAATGACATGAAGGAGTGTAAGTTAGTAATTTGCACAACTTCTGGGGCTCATACTTATCAAAATGTCAACAGTCTCTGTCTCGAACTTCATAAAACAGCCATATTTGGTCTGTCCAGTTCCACAGCTGCACGATGTGAGGTCACGAGGCTCAGAAACTCCCCAGATTCGCCTTGCTTTGCGTGTACATACACTCATGACTCTCTACAGATGTTCCATCTGGCCACTGAGAAATTTCGAGGGCTCCAGTGTGACATCATGCCTCTTGTAAACATGGTGAGCAAGATAGCTCTTGTTGAGCTTTGCAAGGGAAAGGACAGCAATATTGAGAGCCTGGGGAAAGACCTTGAGTGTGATAGATACAGATGGAAGAACAGGCAAGAATGTGATCAGAAGCCGGACACGGTAGATGTCAAATGGGATGATCATCAGATCCTTGCTTGGCAGCCAGTTGCTGCAGTGAGAGACCTTGAATGTAAAGTCTGTCAGGCGACACGAGGTATTCTACCGTCTGGAGAGACAAATTGGGATGAAACAAAGTATCCTACATCTTTCTTCCGTGAAGACCAAGATTAG